In Pseudovibrio brasiliensis, the following are encoded in one genomic region:
- a CDS encoding PhnA domain-containing protein: MSLENDLRSRADNKCELCGATEDLAAVAIGPESNDSAEKSILVCGTCATQMENAVELDVNHWRCLNESAWSTEPAVQVTAWRLLNKLSGEAWARDLLDTLYLDEETLEWAQSGQEAADDEDTVVHKDTHGAVLSAGDTVTLIKDLKVKGAGFTAKRGTAVRNITLVPDNAAHIEGRVNDQRIVILTEFVKKS; the protein is encoded by the coding sequence ATGTCACTTGAGAATGACCTGCGCAGCCGCGCGGATAACAAATGCGAGCTTTGCGGTGCGACAGAGGATCTTGCTGCTGTTGCGATTGGCCCTGAAAGCAATGACAGCGCGGAGAAATCCATTCTGGTCTGCGGCACCTGCGCTACTCAGATGGAGAATGCGGTAGAGCTGGACGTCAACCATTGGCGCTGCCTGAACGAAAGCGCTTGGAGCACAGAGCCTGCTGTTCAGGTGACTGCATGGCGTCTGTTGAACAAGCTCTCTGGTGAAGCCTGGGCACGTGATCTGCTGGATACCCTGTATCTGGATGAAGAGACACTGGAATGGGCACAATCCGGGCAGGAAGCTGCTGATGATGAAGACACTGTCGTGCACAAGGACACACACGGCGCAGTGCTCTCAGCTGGCGATACAGTCACCCTCATCAAAGACCTGAAGGTTAAAGGTGCAGGCTTTACGGCTAAGCGCGGAACAGCTGTTCGCAACATCACCCTTGTTCCAGATAACGCCGCCCACATCGAAGGCCGTGTCAACGACCAGCGCATTGTTATTCTGACCGAGTTCGTGAAGAAGTCCTGA
- a CDS encoding cation:proton antiporter, giving the protein MTDFLILAFVFLVAGVISVPIASRFGLGSVLGYLIAGVAISPILSGLNVDVVGVQHFAEFGVVMMLFLVGLELEPKMLWSMRQRLLGLGGLQVGLTTVLVMGAAMLLGLSWNVALATGVLLSLSSTAIVLQTLSEKGLLRSDGGQASFSVLLFQDIAVIPILALLPLLAMPEFAGVAGDVASHGPHSGAEEGGSLSLVEDLQGWQAALVTIAAIAVVIAGGFYLTRPIFRYVAMANLREVFVATALLFVIGIALLMTMVGLSPALGTFLAGVVLANSEYRHELESDIDPFRGLLLGLFFITVGAAINFELLLANLGITLLLTIGLIAIKLFVLLVLAHLFRLKGSAKWLFGLSMAQAGEFGFVLISFTVANHVLPQTVADQLLLVVAMSMVLTPALFIVYSQVIQPRLASKDELPVDEIAEKRPIIIAGHGRFGGVINSMMRSAGYKTTVLDYSSAQLEMLRAYGLRVFFGDATRPDLLHAAGIAEARLFIIAIDQREAATELVRHVRKHHPQVRIVARAVNRHHVYELYAAGAHHIIRDTFDSAVRAGRSAWEELGIPEDKAEEMAQDFIKEDKQVLRELAEHYDPTVPAHENTDYINRARELISKRDQ; this is encoded by the coding sequence GTGACCGACTTTCTTATTCTCGCCTTTGTCTTTCTGGTTGCGGGCGTCATCTCTGTGCCGATTGCTTCACGCTTTGGCCTTGGGTCTGTTCTGGGTTATCTGATTGCAGGTGTCGCCATCAGCCCGATCTTGTCGGGCCTGAATGTAGATGTGGTAGGCGTTCAGCACTTTGCCGAGTTCGGCGTGGTGATGATGCTGTTTCTGGTTGGGCTGGAATTGGAACCAAAGATGCTTTGGTCCATGCGCCAGCGGTTGCTTGGGCTTGGCGGTTTGCAGGTTGGCCTAACCACTGTGCTGGTTATGGGTGCGGCCATGTTGCTGGGCCTCTCCTGGAATGTTGCCTTAGCGACTGGTGTACTGCTTTCGCTGTCCTCAACCGCTATCGTGCTGCAAACACTGAGCGAGAAAGGTTTGTTACGGTCAGATGGTGGACAGGCCAGCTTTTCCGTGCTGCTGTTTCAGGACATTGCGGTCATTCCAATCCTGGCACTTCTACCGCTGCTCGCGATGCCGGAGTTTGCTGGTGTTGCGGGAGACGTGGCTAGCCATGGGCCCCATTCGGGGGCAGAAGAAGGTGGTAGCTTAAGTCTGGTGGAGGACTTGCAAGGCTGGCAGGCCGCGCTGGTTACGATTGCTGCGATTGCCGTTGTTATTGCAGGCGGGTTTTATCTCACCCGGCCAATCTTTCGCTACGTAGCCATGGCGAACCTGCGGGAAGTTTTTGTGGCGACGGCTCTGCTGTTCGTCATCGGCATTGCCTTGCTGATGACGATGGTCGGGCTGTCCCCGGCGCTGGGGACCTTTCTGGCCGGTGTTGTGCTTGCAAACAGTGAGTATCGGCATGAGCTGGAGAGCGACATCGATCCGTTCCGCGGTTTGCTGCTTGGGCTGTTCTTCATCACCGTTGGCGCAGCCATCAACTTTGAGCTGCTGCTGGCTAATCTGGGTATCACGCTGCTGCTCACGATCGGCCTCATCGCGATCAAGCTCTTCGTGCTTTTGGTGCTGGCGCATCTGTTTCGGCTTAAGGGCAGTGCCAAGTGGTTGTTTGGCCTCAGCATGGCGCAAGCGGGTGAGTTTGGTTTTGTGCTGATTTCTTTCACGGTGGCCAATCATGTTCTGCCGCAGACGGTTGCTGATCAGCTGTTGCTGGTGGTTGCCATGTCGATGGTGCTGACACCGGCACTGTTCATCGTGTACTCGCAAGTGATCCAGCCACGGCTGGCCTCCAAGGATGAGTTGCCTGTCGATGAGATTGCTGAGAAGAGGCCGATCATTATTGCCGGGCATGGCCGGTTTGGTGGTGTTATCAATAGCATGATGCGGTCAGCTGGCTATAAGACAACGGTTCTGGATTACTCCTCCGCGCAGCTGGAAATGCTGCGGGCCTATGGTTTGCGCGTGTTTTTTGGAGATGCAACGCGGCCTGATCTGCTGCACGCAGCGGGGATTGCCGAGGCCCGTTTGTTTATCATTGCGATTGACCAGCGGGAGGCGGCTACGGAGTTGGTGCGCCACGTGCGCAAGCACCATCCACAGGTGCGCATTGTAGCGCGCGCGGTCAACCGGCATCACGTCTATGAGCTTTACGCAGCCGGCGCCCACCACATCATCCGCGATACTTTTGACAGCGCCGTTCGTGCGGGCCGGTCTGCCTGGGAAGAGCTGGGCATTCCCGAGGACAAGGCTGAGGAGATGGCACAGGACTTCATTAAAGAAGACAAGCAAGTTCTCAGAGAACTGGCAGAGCATTATGACCCGACTGTGCCAGCCCATGAAAATACCGATTACATCAACCGCGCTCGAGAATTGATTTCGAAGCGTGATCAGTAG
- a CDS encoding LysR family transcriptional regulator yields MHENYSLNWDDLKYFLAVARCGTIRGGATLIRVNHTTLARRLEVLEERVGSRLFDRSKAGLVLTELGEALLPYAERVEDEMATASRIIVGRDAKPQGTIHVTMPHGLAMTSIMDDLVLFAEKYPDIDLNLNFTNNVADLTRREADVGFRIADEVTQDVVGRKLVQMSQAAYCTREYAERIKDNSGEGLNFIGWHEAEGETTAPWILNGCYPKAKLKHRVSELVPLISLAAAGLGMAYLACNLGDRHPTLIRAPFQKPMPYRSIWLLLHRDLRNTARVRLFVDFVAERITARRNEFWVAGTKTSN; encoded by the coding sequence ATGCACGAAAACTATTCATTGAACTGGGATGATCTGAAGTATTTTCTTGCTGTGGCTCGCTGCGGCACCATCCGTGGGGGCGCAACGCTTATCCGCGTCAACCACACAACACTGGCCCGCAGGCTGGAGGTGCTCGAAGAGCGTGTCGGCAGCCGCCTGTTTGATCGTTCCAAAGCCGGACTGGTGCTGACGGAACTGGGTGAGGCTCTGCTGCCCTACGCTGAGCGTGTGGAAGACGAGATGGCCACTGCCTCCCGCATCATCGTCGGGCGCGATGCCAAGCCTCAAGGCACCATCCACGTGACCATGCCCCACGGTCTGGCCATGACGTCCATCATGGATGATCTGGTGCTGTTTGCGGAAAAGTATCCTGACATTGACCTCAACCTGAACTTCACCAACAACGTCGCGGATCTGACACGGCGCGAAGCTGATGTTGGCTTTCGTATTGCTGACGAAGTCACACAGGATGTGGTGGGCCGCAAGCTGGTGCAGATGTCTCAGGCCGCCTATTGCACACGCGAGTACGCCGAGCGGATCAAGGATAACAGCGGCGAAGGCCTGAACTTCATTGGCTGGCATGAGGCAGAAGGGGAAACCACCGCGCCATGGATCCTGAACGGCTGCTACCCCAAAGCAAAACTCAAGCACAGAGTCTCAGAACTGGTGCCGCTCATCTCACTGGCCGCTGCAGGTCTTGGCATGGCCTACCTGGCCTGCAATCTGGGCGACAGACATCCCACACTGATCCGTGCTCCGTTCCAGAAACCAATGCCTTACCGCAGCATCTGGCTGCTCCTCCACCGCGATCTGCGCAACACCGCCCGCGTCCGTCTGTTCGTTGACTTCGTTGCTGAACGCATCACCGCCCGCCGCAACGAGTTCTGGGTCGCTGGTACGAAAACCAGCAACTGA
- a CDS encoding alpha/beta hydrolase family protein yields the protein MAMKQLEDMMAESEQRVETVKIPSEGATLTGKAYWPKGNPKSSIIIHGATGVPQLFYARFARWVSEQGHLCLTYDYRDFGASKQTHPRNSSATMADWGLLDQQAAFDALLKLADTPQKHVIGHSLGGFMLPFHSNLDKVDKVTTVACGQVYWRDHHLPYFFMVILFWYLLGPIATRLKGYLPGKALGLGADMPAGVYWQWRKWCTSPTFYSSDIGGVLPQMNPNPYKGPIKIIGFTDDETAPKASIDRMEPLYKDAQIIRQTLNPADFELKEVGHLKAFTKQNEALWPEILEVS from the coding sequence ATGGCAATGAAGCAACTGGAAGACATGATGGCCGAAAGTGAGCAGCGCGTGGAAACAGTAAAAATTCCAAGTGAAGGCGCCACACTTACTGGCAAAGCCTACTGGCCGAAGGGGAACCCGAAGTCCTCCATCATCATTCATGGCGCCACCGGCGTGCCGCAGCTGTTTTATGCCAGGTTTGCTCGCTGGGTTTCTGAGCAAGGCCACCTGTGTCTCACCTATGACTACAGGGACTTTGGTGCATCCAAGCAAACTCACCCGCGCAACTCCTCCGCCACCATGGCAGACTGGGGCCTGCTCGACCAGCAAGCCGCATTCGATGCCCTGTTGAAGCTGGCGGACACACCGCAAAAGCATGTCATCGGCCACTCCCTCGGCGGCTTCATGCTGCCCTTCCATTCCAATCTGGATAAGGTCGATAAGGTCACCACTGTGGCCTGCGGGCAGGTCTACTGGCGCGATCACCACCTACCTTACTTCTTCATGGTCATCCTGTTCTGGTATCTGCTAGGCCCAATCGCAACACGCCTGAAAGGCTACTTGCCGGGCAAAGCCCTCGGCCTTGGGGCTGACATGCCCGCCGGTGTTTACTGGCAGTGGCGTAAGTGGTGTACGTCCCCCACGTTCTATTCCAGCGATATCGGCGGGGTTCTCCCTCAAATGAACCCAAACCCTTACAAGGGCCCGATCAAGATCATCGGATTCACAGATGATGAAACGGCACCCAAAGCCTCCATCGATCGTATGGAGCCGCTCTACAAAGACGCGCAGATCATCCGCCAGACCCTTAATCCGGCAGATTTCGAGCTGAAGGAAGTCGGCCACCTGAAAGCCTTCACCAAACAGAACGAAGCACTATGGCCGGAAATTCTGGAGGTTTCCTGA
- a CDS encoding AzlC family ABC transporter permease, which produces MLNLMKHGAISILPLAAGAALYGFAFGLLAAQTGFPWWSVGLMSATVHAGSSQIVAVEQFANASTVLGAAFAGAALNLRYIGIVASLSEILAGLSLRAKLIAIHMTGDENWALTMSERAKSKDIGASFLIGSGMVMICVWTLSTASGALVGTVLPDLERFGLGFAFTAAFIAMARGLWQGRPSILPWTVAFGLAIAMVYLGLPKAYAIVASALCGLLASHMIRQIRGSSQ; this is translated from the coding sequence ATGCTCAATCTCATGAAACATGGTGCTATTTCAATCCTTCCCCTTGCCGCTGGAGCGGCCCTTTACGGCTTCGCATTTGGTCTTCTGGCAGCACAGACCGGCTTCCCGTGGTGGAGTGTCGGCCTTATGAGCGCAACCGTTCATGCGGGTTCATCACAAATCGTTGCCGTCGAGCAATTTGCGAATGCCTCAACGGTTCTCGGAGCTGCATTTGCAGGTGCTGCCCTCAATTTAAGGTACATTGGGATCGTCGCCTCCCTCTCTGAGATTCTTGCAGGCTTATCTTTGCGGGCAAAGCTGATTGCAATTCATATGACCGGAGATGAGAACTGGGCGCTTACCATGTCGGAACGGGCGAAATCCAAAGACATTGGAGCCTCGTTCCTGATTGGATCAGGTATGGTCATGATCTGCGTATGGACGCTGTCCACTGCATCCGGCGCTTTGGTTGGGACAGTTCTGCCTGACCTTGAAAGGTTCGGACTCGGATTTGCCTTCACAGCAGCCTTTATCGCAATGGCGAGGGGATTATGGCAGGGACGACCAAGTATTCTGCCATGGACAGTAGCATTTGGATTAGCAATCGCGATGGTTTATTTGGGCCTTCCTAAGGCCTACGCAATTGTCGCCAGCGCCCTCTGTGGGTTACTTGCATCACATATGATCCGCCAAATCAGGGGGTCTTCGCAATGA
- a CDS encoding Lrp/AsnC family transcriptional regulator: MDAIDITLLSALQKNAKTSIQELSEYSGTSTASVQRRLKALRDAGVIQKEVAVLNPKKVGLGITAVVAVELERDRLDQIDAFKRKAREDRQVTHFYCIAGDADFMMIVMAKDIEDYEAFTHRFFFADKNVRKFRTSIVVSTEKATLELPI; the protein is encoded by the coding sequence ATGGATGCGATCGATATAACTCTGCTTTCGGCTTTGCAGAAAAATGCCAAGACTTCGATTCAGGAGTTGTCCGAATACTCTGGAACGTCCACTGCATCTGTGCAGCGTAGACTGAAAGCTCTACGTGATGCCGGCGTAATCCAGAAAGAGGTTGCAGTTCTTAATCCTAAGAAAGTTGGCTTGGGAATAACCGCAGTGGTCGCCGTTGAACTGGAACGAGATCGATTAGATCAGATTGACGCATTTAAGCGCAAAGCGCGTGAGGATCGACAAGTTACGCATTTCTATTGCATTGCCGGTGATGCGGATTTCATGATGATTGTTATGGCTAAAGACATTGAAGACTACGAGGCCTTCACTCATAGGTTCTTCTTTGCAGACAAAAATGTGCGCAAGTTCAGAACATCTATTGTTGTATCAACAGAGAAGGCCACGCTTGAGTTGCCCATCTGA
- a CDS encoding DUF4345 family protein, with protein MELAYQIMVGAPTVMLFGLGTVSMFAPSRMTKNFALEPIGVVGLSTIRSVIGGLFLASVALLITGFVTVQPQAYAAVAILLGVVAVGRVVGLIADGFVKEVIPPLIVELVLITALLGAFFRPF; from the coding sequence ATGGAACTCGCATATCAAATTATGGTTGGCGCTCCGACAGTTATGCTGTTTGGCCTGGGCACCGTTTCAATGTTTGCCCCTTCCCGCATGACCAAGAATTTTGCGCTTGAGCCGATTGGCGTGGTGGGGCTGAGCACCATTCGTTCCGTTATTGGCGGGCTGTTTCTGGCAAGCGTGGCACTGCTGATCACCGGTTTTGTGACGGTACAGCCGCAGGCCTACGCTGCTGTTGCGATTTTACTGGGTGTTGTGGCTGTGGGCCGTGTGGTCGGCTTGATAGCTGATGGTTTTGTGAAAGAGGTCATCCCGCCACTGATCGTGGAACTGGTGCTGATCACTGCCCTGCTCGGCGCTTTCTTCCGTCCGTTCTGA
- a CDS encoding outer membrane protein, translating to MKQVLRISALLTSLGLIVAGVTTAQAQDGGMYISFKGAKAFSLRSTFDPTGGVPTDSYDLDFKNEWAAISSIGQRLNEYLRIEAELGYLVNTVDKMSSDTVTISGSGGGNVHSSYIMASVLADLPLTDQITAFVGGGIGAAKPGMDKQILSGVNQTREMEIEDQYVFAWKLTGGLSYEMYENTHLFADYTYFQTADFDVKQKSTVSGTPFQNTLETNLSTHMIGLGLRYDF from the coding sequence GTGAAACAGGTTTTGCGTATATCCGCCCTCCTCACAAGTCTCGGTTTGATCGTTGCCGGAGTTACCACGGCGCAAGCCCAAGATGGCGGTATGTATATCAGCTTTAAAGGAGCGAAGGCGTTTTCACTTCGCAGCACCTTTGATCCGACGGGAGGTGTACCAACTGATAGCTATGATCTTGATTTTAAAAATGAATGGGCCGCGATTTCTAGTATCGGCCAGCGCTTAAACGAGTATCTTCGTATTGAAGCAGAACTCGGCTATCTCGTGAACACCGTTGATAAGATGAGTAGTGACACTGTGACAATTTCCGGGTCCGGCGGTGGTAACGTTCATAGCAGTTACATAATGGCTAGTGTCCTTGCTGATCTTCCTTTAACAGACCAAATAACCGCATTCGTTGGTGGAGGGATAGGCGCAGCTAAACCAGGCATGGATAAGCAAATTCTCTCAGGAGTTAACCAAACCCGTGAGATGGAAATTGAAGATCAATATGTTTTCGCCTGGAAGCTGACAGGGGGCCTTTCCTACGAAATGTATGAAAACACTCATTTGTTTGCCGACTACACATATTTCCAGACGGCAGACTTCGATGTGAAGCAGAAGTCCACTGTGAGTGGCACTCCTTTTCAAAACACACTGGAAACTAATCTCAGTACTCACATGATTGGGCTCGGCCTTCGCTATGATTTTTAG
- the lepA gene encoding translation elongation factor 4 — protein sequence MTTKTLSNIRNFSIVAHIDHGKSTLADRLIQSTGTLTEREMTEQVLDSMDIEKERGITIKAQTVRLIYKAEDGEEYTLNLIDTPGHVDFAYEVSRSLAAVEGSLLVVDASQGVEAQTLANVYQAIDNDHDIVTVLNKVDLPAAEPDRIKEQIEDVIGLDTSESVMISAKTGLGIPDVLEAIVKQLPAPIGNPDGPLKAMLVDSWYDTYLGVMVLVRIIDGELKKGDTIKMMGTGAVYPVDRVGVMTPAFVATDRLGPGEIGVLTASIKEVADTRVGDTITHDKKGCTEALPGFKPAQPVVFCGLFPVDANDFEDLRSAMGKLRLNDASFSYEMETSAALGFGFRCGFLGLLHLEIIQERLSREFNLELIATAPSVVYEMEMTDGSQFEMHNPADMPDVVKIKEIREPWIRANIMTPDEYLGPILKLCQDRRGIQVDLSYVGSRAMVTYDLPLNEVVFDFYDRLKSISKGYASFDYTISEYRAGDLVKMSILVNEEPVDALSVLVHRSQAERRGRAMCEVLKELIPRHMFKIPIQAAIGGRVIARETLSALRKDVTAKCYGGDASRKRKLLDKQKAGKKKMRQFGKVEIPQEAFIQALKMDD from the coding sequence ATGACGACCAAAACTTTGTCCAATATTCGCAATTTCTCGATTGTCGCGCACATCGACCACGGTAAGTCCACCCTGGCCGATCGCCTCATCCAGTCTACCGGCACTCTCACCGAGCGTGAGATGACCGAGCAGGTTCTCGATTCGATGGATATCGAGAAGGAACGCGGCATTACCATCAAGGCTCAAACCGTTCGCCTGATCTACAAGGCAGAGGACGGTGAAGAGTACACGCTGAATCTGATCGACACACCAGGTCACGTGGACTTTGCCTATGAAGTTTCTCGCTCCCTCGCTGCGGTGGAAGGCTCCCTGTTGGTGGTTGATGCCTCCCAAGGTGTGGAAGCACAGACGCTTGCGAACGTCTATCAGGCTATCGACAACGACCACGACATCGTGACCGTGCTCAACAAGGTCGATCTGCCTGCTGCAGAGCCAGACCGCATCAAAGAGCAGATCGAAGACGTGATCGGCCTTGATACCTCCGAGTCTGTGATGATTTCAGCGAAGACCGGACTTGGTATTCCTGATGTTTTGGAAGCGATCGTCAAACAACTTCCTGCCCCTATCGGCAACCCGGATGGTCCGCTCAAGGCCATGCTGGTAGACAGCTGGTATGACACCTATCTGGGTGTAATGGTTCTGGTACGCATCATTGATGGTGAGCTGAAGAAGGGCGACACCATCAAGATGATGGGCACTGGTGCTGTTTATCCGGTTGACCGTGTTGGTGTCATGACCCCTGCCTTTGTGGCAACGGACCGTCTTGGGCCGGGCGAAATTGGCGTTCTGACGGCTTCCATTAAGGAAGTTGCTGATACCCGCGTGGGTGACACCATCACCCATGACAAGAAAGGCTGCACGGAAGCGCTGCCGGGCTTTAAGCCTGCGCAGCCTGTTGTGTTCTGTGGCCTGTTCCCGGTTGATGCAAACGACTTTGAAGATCTGCGTTCTGCCATGGGCAAGCTGCGCCTGAATGATGCGTCTTTCTCGTATGAGATGGAAACATCGGCTGCGCTTGGTTTTGGTTTCCGCTGTGGCTTCCTTGGTCTGCTGCACCTTGAAATCATTCAGGAGCGTCTCTCCCGTGAGTTCAATCTGGAACTCATCGCAACAGCTCCATCTGTTGTTTATGAGATGGAGATGACGGACGGTTCGCAGTTTGAGATGCACAACCCAGCAGACATGCCGGATGTTGTGAAAATCAAAGAGATCCGCGAGCCTTGGATCCGCGCCAACATCATGACCCCTGATGAGTATCTGGGCCCAATCCTGAAACTGTGTCAGGATCGCCGCGGTATTCAGGTTGATCTGTCTTACGTTGGTTCGCGGGCTATGGTCACATATGACCTGCCGCTCAACGAAGTGGTCTTCGACTTCTATGACCGCCTGAAGTCCATCTCCAAGGGGTACGCTTCATTCGACTACACCATCAGCGAATATCGTGCTGGTGATCTTGTGAAGATGTCCATCCTTGTGAACGAAGAGCCAGTGGACGCCCTGTCTGTTCTGGTGCACCGTTCTCAGGCGGAACGTCGTGGCCGTGCAATGTGTGAAGTTCTGAAAGAGCTGATCCCGCGCCACATGTTCAAAATCCCAATTCAGGCTGCTATCGGTGGCCGCGTGATTGCGCGTGAGACCCTTTCTGCGCTGCGTAAGGATGTGACCGCTAAATGTTATGGTGGTGACGCTTCTCGTAAACGCAAGCTGCTGGATAAGCAGAAGGCGGGTAAGAAGAAGATGCGCCAGTTCGGTAAGGTGGAAATCCCTCAGGAAGCGTTCATCCAAGCGCTGAAGATGGATGACTGA
- a CDS encoding AzlD domain-containing protein — translation MTSSHWLIIFTLAVAALSIRVIGLFAGSKVRASKHTWVLEELPGLIVVSLIATSLSGQSAQMWMAAAVALGVAITTNHVIATMCLGVVAFGSLSLIMG, via the coding sequence ATGACCAGCTCTCATTGGCTTATCATTTTTACACTGGCTGTAGCTGCCCTTTCCATTCGGGTAATAGGACTTTTTGCAGGGAGCAAAGTTAGAGCCTCAAAGCACACTTGGGTGCTAGAGGAACTGCCCGGCTTGATTGTCGTCAGCCTCATCGCAACCTCCCTTTCCGGGCAATCCGCGCAAATGTGGATGGCAGCTGCGGTCGCCTTGGGCGTAGCAATCACAACAAACCACGTCATTGCAACGATGTGTCTTGGTGTCGTTGCATTTGGAAGTTTATCGCTGATTATGGGGTAG
- a CDS encoding DUF2267 domain-containing protein: MPMPQEYQLASQQYEAFLLDAMESMDLVTRNRTYTCVQATLLAFRNRLTAEQVLAFADTLPVVLRAIFTSGWSNDDFNPEFGTMEDWVADAKALRRLHNFSDDETPAGVAKVLRRHVDLPHFEQVLQQIGPDAMRFWGFKSTAEAEAP; the protein is encoded by the coding sequence ATGCCCATGCCTCAGGAATATCAACTCGCATCACAACAATACGAAGCCTTCCTTCTGGATGCTATGGAATCGATGGATCTGGTGACGCGCAACCGTACCTACACCTGCGTACAGGCCACTTTACTGGCCTTTCGGAACCGTTTGACAGCAGAGCAAGTATTGGCCTTTGCCGATACCTTGCCTGTCGTGCTGCGCGCGATCTTCACGTCTGGCTGGAGCAATGACGACTTTAACCCTGAGTTTGGCACCATGGAGGACTGGGTAGCGGATGCCAAGGCGCTGCGCAGGCTTCACAACTTCTCGGATGACGAGACTCCGGCAGGCGTCGCCAAGGTTCTGCGCCGCCACGTCGATCTGCCTCATTTTGAGCAGGTGCTGCAACAGATCGGCCCTGATGCCATGCGGTTTTGGGGATTTAAGAGCACTGCTGAGGCAGAGGCCCCCTAA
- a CDS encoding DUF2165 domain-containing protein, with amino-acid sequence MLLRLIKVLIALSFGAFAAMVCFNNYQDAPANLAYIETVISMVDTFPTSPKFRAVFPLETAPTFLIIILAIEGFIAFLLILGSLRMLANIHKPAAAFNRSKSVVSFGFCVAILLWFVVFVVGAGEWFLAWQSPIGRGAIETSYNISIIAFLGLIFVNQRDEETG; translated from the coding sequence ATGCTTCTTCGTCTGATCAAAGTTTTGATTGCCCTTTCTTTCGGCGCGTTTGCCGCCATGGTCTGTTTCAATAACTATCAGGATGCCCCGGCAAATTTGGCATATATTGAAACCGTCATTTCCATGGTGGACACCTTCCCAACCAGCCCCAAATTCCGCGCCGTCTTCCCTTTGGAAACAGCTCCCACATTCCTGATTATCATTCTGGCAATCGAAGGCTTCATTGCTTTCCTTTTGATCCTCGGCAGCCTGCGTATGCTTGCCAACATCCATAAGCCAGCCGCCGCATTCAACCGCTCCAAATCCGTTGTTTCCTTTGGCTTTTGTGTCGCGATCCTGCTGTGGTTCGTGGTTTTCGTTGTTGGCGCTGGAGAATGGTTCCTAGCCTGGCAATCGCCAATAGGCCGCGGGGCTATCGAGACTTCCTACAACATCAGCATCATCGCATTCCTTGGCCTCATCTTTGTAAATCAAAGGGACGAAGAGACCGGTTAG
- a CDS encoding SDR family NAD(P)-dependent oxidoreductase, with product MSPIKSVLITGANAGLGREAARQLAKVSTIEKIYLACRNEAKAQAAKAALEAEVKREIFEIILMDVMDPASVRHAISQMTAPVDALVLNAGGVGGRSPNGMTAHGVTNIYAVNMLGHVVLVDEMLERQLITSTVLYAGSEAARGIPKMGVTRPALKYASVDEFRAIADGRTFTEKSDPMDAYASVKLIGALWMSSMARQHPHVRFVTMSPGGTTGTNGFDDMPFLKRLFFKHVGGFLMPLLGMMHGVEDGAKRYVDGILDPKFKSGVFYASAGEGAVGKLVDQSTLFADLGNHSFQDNANQAVHQLVS from the coding sequence ATGTCTCCGATCAAATCCGTTTTAATTACCGGTGCGAATGCAGGGCTGGGCCGTGAGGCGGCTCGGCAGCTCGCAAAGGTCAGCACTATCGAAAAAATCTATCTCGCCTGCCGCAATGAAGCCAAAGCACAGGCAGCCAAAGCAGCTCTTGAAGCTGAGGTGAAGCGCGAGATCTTCGAGATCATCCTCATGGATGTGATGGACCCCGCCTCCGTGCGTCACGCTATTAGCCAGATGACTGCACCAGTCGATGCGCTCGTCCTCAATGCAGGTGGTGTGGGAGGCCGGTCTCCCAATGGCATGACAGCACATGGCGTGACCAACATTTATGCCGTGAACATGCTGGGGCACGTGGTGCTGGTGGATGAGATGCTGGAGCGTCAGCTGATCACATCCACCGTGCTTTATGCAGGCTCTGAAGCTGCACGCGGTATTCCGAAGATGGGTGTTACCCGGCCAGCGCTGAAATACGCGTCCGTGGACGAGTTCCGCGCCATAGCAGATGGGCGCACGTTTACTGAAAAAAGCGACCCGATGGATGCCTATGCGAGCGTGAAGCTTATTGGTGCGCTCTGGATGTCGTCCATGGCGCGGCAGCACCCACACGTTCGCTTTGTGACCATGAGCCCGGGCGGCACCACGGGTACCAATGGATTTGACGACATGCCTTTCCTGAAAAGGCTGTTCTTCAAGCATGTGGGCGGTTTTTTGATGCCTCTGCTGGGCATGATGCATGGCGTTGAAGATGGCGCCAAGCGTTACGTGGACGGCATTCTGGACCCGAAATTCAAAAGCGGTGTGTTTTACGCCAGTGCTGGCGAAGGTGCTGTTGGCAAGCTGGTCGATCAAAGCACTTTGTTTGCTGATCTTGGCAATCACAGTTTTCAGGACAACGCCAATCAGGCTGTCCACCAACTGGTCTCATGA